The Apium graveolens cultivar Ventura chromosome 6, ASM990537v1, whole genome shotgun sequence genome contains a region encoding:
- the LOC141665761 gene encoding uncharacterized protein LOC141665761, with translation MPSGAKKRKAAKKKKVQQSSSLSQGNDDGQHYDDKKSDGGSTSSKDQHSSEHSFPEGDGKEVEKREGNSSGQSVVGGVTSGENVKTEGGIVQIEWELKSEEDYGSKEESIKSKEVHTGGSSGSSSSSSSSNSSRSSSDDESNVEKKTEIIEARQPVDSSSKAASQVVTDMLAGENVSEVTPGKASLTEEVVQVNGSASSGHPMTSNGGYKGKIQENSNEGLPRSDNTVIPSVPMDLGSSKKEDKIVSTSEENPPQDSATEEKDDKLLLSFNAPSVHTSNGADHIRESESPECSDSQPLVVSAPQVVQKASFKSCCGIFDFFTSSDR, from the exons ATGCCTTCAGGTGCTAAAAAGAGAAAAGCTGCTAAGAAGAAAAAGGTCCAACAATCTTCTTCTCTATCTCAAG GAAATGACGATGGACAACATTATGATGACAAAAAGAGTGATGGTGGTTCAACTTCGTCAAAGGATCAACATAGCTCTGAGCACTCATTTCCTGAGGGAGATGGGAAAGAGGTGGAGAAAAGAGAAGGAAATTCATCTGGTCAGTCGGTTGTCGGAGGAGTTACTTCCGGAGAGAATGTGAAGACGGAAGGTGGTATTGTTCAGATTGAATGGGAGTTGAAGTCCGAGGAAGATTATGGAAGCAAGGAGGAAAGTATTAAATCTAAGGAAGTTCACACTGGAGGTTCATCAGGGAGCTCTAGCTCTAGCAGCAGTAGTAATAGTAGCCGTAGCAGTTCAGATGACGAGTCTAATGTCGAGAAGAAAACGGAAATCATTGAAGCTAGACAGCCTGTTGATTCTTCGTCTAAAGCGGCAAGTCAAGTTGTTACCGATATGCTAGCTGGGGAAAACGTCTCTGAGGTAACTCCAGGTAAGGCTTCGTTGACCGAGGAGGTAGTTCAAGTAAATGGAAGTGCTTCGAGTGGTCATCCTATGACTTCCAATGGGGGTTATAAAGGAAAAATTCAAGAAAATTCTAATGAAGGGTTACCCAGATCTGACAATACTGTAATTCCATCAGTTCCGATGGATTTGGGATCAAGCAAAAAGGAGGATAAAATAGTTTCAACATCAGAGGAAAATCCACCCCAGGATTCCGCTACTGAAGAAAAAGATGATAAACTTTTGTTGTCCTTCAATGCTCCAAGTGTCCATACGAGTAATGGTGCAGATCACATTAGAGAATCTGAAAGTCCTGAATGTTCTGATAGCCAG CCTCTTGTAGTCTCAGCACCACAAGTTGTGCAGAAAGCGTCCTTCAAGAGTTGTTGTGGAATCTTTGACTTCTTTACAAGCTCTGACAGATGA